The following coding sequences are from one Virgibacillus necropolis window:
- a CDS encoding ribonucleoside-diphosphate reductase subunit alpha, giving the protein MPIQSFLDKNANTKESISTEEWVNHLTLEALSNIDEEHPDWTYVAAMIYSEWLYNQAAKNRNYDYEKKYGSLYKLISEITEIGIYDQGLLHTYDKDEVDQLERLIRPERDQLFTFIGLKTLADRYLAKNYTKEIYELPQERFMIIAMTLMQDEPKDRRMDLVGQAYWAMSNLYMTVATPTLSNAGKSYGQLSSCFIDTLDDSLQSIYDSNTDIANLSKNGGGIGVYLGKIRSSGSMIKGFKGASSGVIPWMKQLNNTAVSVDQLGQRKGAICVYLDVWHKDIHSFLDAKLNNGDERMRTHDLFTGVTLPDLFMEKVEARDDWYLFDPHEIRTVMGYSLENFYDEEKENGSFRERYAECVANPTLSKEAVPAIEIMKSIMKGQLETGGPFLFYRDEVNRQNVNKHTGMIYCSNLCTEIMQNQSPTKFIDQQTKDGKILITKEPGDFVVCNLSSINLGRAVVDDVLEKLIPIQVRMLDNVIDLNHIPVPQARYTNVRYRAIGLGTFGWHHLLALKRMKWESEESIEFADSLYEKIAYLTIQASMDLAKEKEPYPLFSGSEWDTGKYFERKGYLNQAESNFDWNKLQEDVQENGIRNSYLMAVAPNSSTSLIAGSSASIDPIFRKFYSEEKKDFKIPVTAPDLSAETTWYYKSAYMIDQKWSVAQNAARQKHIDQGISFNIYVPNGVQARELLEIHLLAWQSGFKTTYYLRSTSSDIEECESCSS; this is encoded by the coding sequence ATGCCAATCCAATCATTTCTAGACAAAAATGCGAATACGAAAGAAAGCATATCTACAGAAGAATGGGTAAACCATCTAACATTGGAAGCTTTATCAAATATAGATGAAGAGCATCCTGATTGGACATATGTTGCAGCTATGATTTACTCGGAATGGTTGTACAACCAAGCAGCAAAAAATCGAAATTATGATTATGAGAAAAAATATGGTTCGCTTTACAAGTTAATCTCGGAGATAACGGAAATTGGAATTTACGACCAGGGTTTATTACATACCTATGATAAAGATGAAGTGGATCAGTTAGAAAGATTAATTAGGCCTGAGCGAGATCAGCTTTTTACCTTTATCGGCTTAAAGACATTAGCCGATCGTTACTTAGCAAAAAATTATACGAAAGAAATTTATGAGCTTCCTCAAGAGCGATTTATGATCATCGCAATGACACTTATGCAGGATGAGCCTAAGGATAGACGTATGGACTTGGTGGGACAGGCTTATTGGGCGATGAGTAATCTATATATGACTGTTGCAACACCAACACTTTCAAATGCTGGAAAAAGCTATGGGCAATTGTCTAGCTGTTTTATTGATACATTGGATGATAGTCTACAAAGTATTTATGATAGCAATACCGATATTGCAAATTTATCAAAAAATGGTGGTGGAATCGGCGTCTATTTGGGGAAAATTCGTAGTAGCGGAAGTATGATTAAAGGCTTTAAGGGGGCATCATCAGGTGTCATTCCATGGATGAAGCAGCTAAATAATACAGCTGTCAGCGTGGATCAGCTTGGTCAGCGTAAGGGTGCTATTTGTGTTTATTTAGATGTTTGGCACAAGGATATTCACTCATTTCTTGATGCGAAACTAAACAACGGTGATGAACGGATGCGAACCCACGATTTGTTTACTGGTGTGACGCTGCCTGATTTGTTTATGGAAAAGGTTGAAGCTCGAGATGATTGGTATTTATTTGATCCTCATGAAATTCGAACTGTGATGGGATACTCATTAGAGAACTTTTACGATGAAGAAAAGGAAAACGGATCTTTCCGTGAAAGGTATGCGGAGTGTGTTGCAAATCCAACTCTTTCTAAAGAAGCGGTTCCAGCAATTGAAATTATGAAAAGCATTATGAAAGGGCAACTTGAAACAGGTGGGCCGTTCCTTTTTTACCGGGATGAAGTTAATCGCCAAAATGTAAATAAACATACGGGCATGATTTATTGCAGTAATCTTTGCACGGAAATTATGCAAAACCAAAGCCCTACCAAGTTTATTGATCAGCAAACAAAGGATGGTAAAATTTTAATTACGAAAGAACCAGGGGATTTCGTTGTGTGCAATCTATCCTCGATTAATTTGGGACGGGCAGTGGTTGATGATGTTCTGGAAAAATTAATACCGATACAAGTTCGAATGCTGGATAATGTGATTGACTTGAACCATATTCCTGTTCCGCAAGCTAGATATACAAACGTGCGGTACCGGGCAATCGGTCTAGGAACATTCGGATGGCATCATTTATTGGCGCTAAAACGCATGAAATGGGAAAGTGAGGAATCCATTGAATTTGCGGATTCACTGTATGAAAAGATTGCATATTTAACAATCCAAGCGAGTATGGATCTGGCAAAGGAAAAAGAGCCATATCCGCTGTTTAGTGGATCAGAATGGGATACTGGAAAATATTTTGAACGAAAAGGCTATTTGAATCAAGCGGAATCAAATTTTGACTGGAATAAACTGCAGGAGGATGTACAAGAGAATGGTATACGAAATAGCTACTTGATGGCGGTGGCACCGAACTCTTCCACTTCGCTAATAGCTGGGAGCTCAGCAAGTATTGATCCGATTTTCAGGAAATTTTATTCTGAGGAAAAAAAGGATTTTAAAATACCTGTAACAGCACCTGATTTAAGTGCAGAAACAACATGGTATTACAAATCCGCTTATATGATTGATCAAAAATGGAGTGTTGCGCAAAATGCTGCAAGACAAAAACATATTGATCAAGGGATTTCCTTTAACATTTATGTGCCAAACGGTGTACAAGCTCGTGAATTATTAGAAATACATCTTTTAGCATGGCAGTCAGGTTTCAAAACAACCTATTATTTACGATCAACTTCATCAGATATTGAAGAATGTGAATCATGTTCGAGTTAA
- a CDS encoding AMP-binding protein, whose amino-acid sequence MGIGKNMKQIAQKHPRKTAIYFDDKKISYGDFYRSICQLRQNLEELSQEKQSQKVAILIGNEPAFLELFFAVVAMGWVAIPFDPKWSRREAVQIMDEAEPDLLITSKSFFQATAYSFDCIHYVEDLKRTTENTNTNVWNVFSNEHFYLGFTSGSTGTPKGFIRNHESWLASFIAAEKAFHYNHDDIIIAPGPLCHSLSLFGAVHALHIGASFYLTPSFSAESTFDILSDGRATVIYAVPTMLHGLAQQTGSTNKKIPILSSGAKLTPKIKNKLQKTFPAGRIYEYYGASELSFVSYATEEMTELHPHSVGKAFPGVRISIRNQSNELVPNGEIGNIFIESDFLFTGYLNNKKTTSEVLTPYGANIGDLGFINHDGLLTIIGREKNMIITGGLNVYPEEVEKVIKEMKSIKEAIVIGLADEYWGQKVVALIMLNEDISTVDTEHIKVYCKKQLASYKCPKEIHVVDVFPYTSTGKIARKELNLIL is encoded by the coding sequence ATGGGTATTGGAAAAAATATGAAACAAATTGCACAAAAACATCCACGCAAAACGGCAATTTATTTTGATGATAAAAAAATATCTTATGGAGATTTTTATCGTAGCATTTGTCAGCTAAGACAAAACTTAGAAGAACTTTCACAAGAGAAACAATCGCAAAAAGTAGCCATCCTTATCGGTAATGAACCAGCATTTCTTGAGTTGTTTTTTGCAGTCGTGGCAATGGGGTGGGTGGCTATCCCGTTTGATCCGAAGTGGAGTAGACGGGAAGCTGTTCAAATTATGGATGAAGCAGAACCCGATTTATTAATTACAAGTAAGTCGTTTTTTCAAGCAACAGCTTATTCTTTCGATTGTATTCATTATGTAGAGGATTTAAAAAGAACTACAGAAAATACTAATACGAACGTATGGAATGTCTTTTCGAACGAACATTTCTATTTAGGCTTCACATCTGGGTCAACTGGAACGCCGAAAGGTTTTATTCGAAATCATGAATCATGGTTAGCTAGTTTTATTGCAGCCGAGAAAGCGTTTCATTATAATCACGATGATATTATCATAGCACCTGGTCCTTTATGTCATTCTCTATCATTATTCGGTGCAGTGCATGCACTTCATATCGGTGCATCATTTTATCTAACACCATCATTTTCTGCAGAATCAACGTTCGATATTTTAAGTGATGGAAGAGCTACGGTTATTTATGCAGTTCCAACAATGCTCCATGGTTTAGCACAACAAACTGGTTCCACAAATAAGAAAATTCCTATTTTATCGTCAGGAGCTAAGTTGACACCAAAAATTAAAAACAAATTACAAAAAACATTTCCTGCAGGTCGAATATATGAGTATTATGGTGCTTCAGAACTGAGTTTTGTTTCCTATGCAACCGAAGAGATGACAGAACTGCATCCACATAGTGTAGGAAAGGCTTTTCCTGGTGTTCGTATTTCAATACGAAATCAATCTAATGAGCTTGTTCCCAATGGAGAAATTGGCAATATTTTTATAGAAAGTGACTTTCTTTTTACAGGTTACCTCAATAATAAAAAAACAACAAGCGAGGTGTTAACCCCGTATGGAGCTAATATAGGCGATTTGGGTTTTATCAACCATGATGGATTACTTACAATAATTGGACGAGAAAAAAATATGATTATTACTGGTGGTCTAAATGTTTATCCAGAGGAAGTAGAAAAGGTTATTAAGGAAATGAAATCAATCAAAGAAGCAATTGTTATTGGACTAGCGGATGAATATTGGGGACAAAAAGTAGTCGCGCTTATCATGTTGAATGAAGACATAAGTACAGTCGATACAGAACATATAAAGGTCTATTGTAAAAAGCAATTAGCCTCTTATAAATGCCCAAAAGAGATTCATGTAGTAGATGTTTTTCCATATACTTCTACTGGAAAAATAGCCCGAAAAGAATTAAATCTGATTTTGTGA
- a CDS encoding cold shock domain-containing protein gives MTGKVKWFNAEKGFGFIEQEDGDDVFVHFSAIQSEGFKTLEEGQDVEFEIVEGNRGPQAANVTTL, from the coding sequence ATGACTGGTAAAGTAAAATGGTTTAATGCAGAAAAAGGATTCGGTTTCATCGAACAGGAAGATGGAGACGATGTATTCGTACATTTCTCAGCAATCCAATCAGAAGGTTTCAAGACGCTTGAAGAAGGTCAAGACGTTGAATTTGAAATCGTTGAAGGTAACCGTGGACCACAAGCAGCTAATGTAACTACACTATAA
- a CDS encoding ABC transporter permease subunit: MNGSLFVTMMKNNAKTVCSFTFGSMFYLVLIIWLYPYIADSKVFDTMFETLPEGYMKAFGLHAGISSLSGFVAGEYYGLLFIIILLIFCVTTATQLIARLVDRGSMAYLLASGLSRMKIALTQASVILICLTVIITLTTLTGVIGAELFIEENNFATGSFIKLNIVTYLLFFVISGYCFLFSCLFNDEKRALAISGALSFIFFAVDMLAKVSDKLDWLQYFTVFSLFDATSIAEGNVDILPISISLGSAGILLYALAIIIFKKKDLPL, from the coding sequence ATGAACGGTTCTCTTTTTGTGACAATGATGAAAAACAATGCGAAGACAGTATGTAGTTTTACATTTGGATCGATGTTTTATTTAGTTCTGATCATTTGGCTATATCCATATATTGCTGATTCTAAAGTATTTGATACTATGTTTGAAACCTTACCTGAAGGTTATATGAAAGCATTTGGCTTACATGCTGGGATTTCTAGCCTGAGTGGCTTTGTAGCTGGAGAATACTATGGGTTGTTATTTATTATTATCTTATTAATCTTTTGTGTAACAACCGCTACACAGTTAATTGCGCGTTTAGTTGATCGAGGCTCAATGGCTTATCTTTTAGCAAGCGGACTTTCTCGCATGAAAATAGCACTTACACAGGCGTCTGTCATCCTCATTTGTCTTACAGTTATCATTACTCTTACCACTTTAACAGGGGTTATTGGTGCAGAGTTGTTTATTGAGGAGAACAACTTTGCTACGGGATCGTTTATTAAATTGAATATTGTTACGTACTTACTGTTTTTTGTCATTAGCGGCTACTGTTTTTTATTTTCTTGCTTATTCAATGACGAAAAGAGAGCTTTAGCAATTTCAGGTGCGTTATCCTTTATCTTCTTTGCAGTTGACATGCTGGCAAAAGTTAGTGATAAACTTGATTGGCTTCAGTATTTTACTGTATTCTCATTATTCGATGCCACTAGCATCGCAGAGGGAAATGTCGACATTTTACCAATTAGTATTAGTTTAGGTAGTGCAGGGATACTTCTTTATGCACTTGCTATTATAATTTTTAAAAAGAAAGATCTCCCACTTTAA
- a CDS encoding GNAT family N-acetyltransferase gives MNWNVKEFQALSNDELYSIMKARVDVFVVEQECAYEEIDNYDQAAIHYFLTIDNQIAAYVRILPSNTKYEEVSIGRVLVTRDFRANGYAKLLMKKAIQFVTDEWTENTIKIQAQNYLHKFYSALGFVQISDVYLDDNIPHIDMIWSKNQ, from the coding sequence TTGAATTGGAATGTAAAGGAATTTCAAGCGTTATCAAATGATGAGTTATATAGCATTATGAAAGCTCGAGTAGATGTATTTGTAGTTGAGCAGGAATGTGCATACGAGGAGATAGATAATTATGACCAAGCAGCCATTCATTACTTTTTAACCATCGATAATCAGATTGCTGCATACGTACGAATCCTGCCAAGTAATACGAAATATGAGGAAGTATCAATTGGTCGTGTACTAGTTACAAGAGACTTTCGCGCTAATGGTTATGCGAAATTACTTATGAAAAAGGCAATTCAATTTGTAACGGATGAGTGGACCGAAAACACGATAAAAATTCAGGCTCAGAATTATCTACATAAATTTTATTCAGCGTTAGGATTTGTTCAAATTTCCGATGTTTATTTGGATGATAATATTCCCCACATTGACATGATTTGGTCAAAAAACCAATAG
- a CDS encoding NAD(P)-dependent oxidoreductase yields the protein MVQSKQTIGFIGIGVMGKSMAKNLMTAGYPVQVFTRTKEKARSLIEEGATWSESVAELAREVDVIITMVGYPNDVESIYFGGDGILENAKKKSYVVDMTTSKPSLAEKIGRDAAQQGLFSLDAPVSGGDVGAQNGKLSIMVGGDVQVYQELLPIFKVMGSNIIHQGKSGAGQHTKLCNQITIASNMIGVCEAIVYAKKAGLDPEKVLESITTGAAGSWSLSNLAPRMIEGDFAPGFFVKHFIKDMRLALESANEMDLLTPGLALSLELYTELAEQGDEDSGTQALVKLFNK from the coding sequence ATGGTGCAATCTAAACAAACAATCGGATTTATTGGAATAGGTGTAATGGGAAAAAGTATGGCAAAAAATTTGATGACTGCCGGTTACCCAGTTCAAGTATTTACACGTACAAAAGAAAAAGCGCGGTCACTCATTGAAGAAGGAGCTACTTGGAGTGAATCAGTTGCTGAACTTGCACGAGAAGTAGACGTAATCATCACAATGGTTGGATATCCAAATGATGTCGAGTCTATCTATTTTGGTGGAGATGGAATTTTAGAAAACGCGAAAAAAAAATCATATGTGGTAGACATGACCACGTCCAAACCTTCTTTAGCTGAGAAAATAGGCAGAGATGCGGCACAACAGGGACTTTTCTCGTTAGATGCACCAGTATCTGGCGGAGATGTTGGTGCCCAAAATGGCAAATTATCAATTATGGTTGGTGGAGATGTACAAGTATATCAGGAGTTGCTCCCAATTTTCAAAGTGATGGGAAGTAACATTATTCATCAAGGAAAGTCTGGTGCTGGTCAACATACCAAGCTTTGCAACCAAATCACAATTGCGTCTAACATGATCGGTGTTTGCGAAGCAATTGTTTATGCAAAAAAGGCTGGACTTGACCCGGAAAAGGTTTTGGAAAGCATTACAACTGGCGCTGCAGGTAGCTGGTCATTATCAAACCTTGCACCAAGAATGATAGAAGGTGACTTTGCCCCAGGTTTCTTCGTGAAGCACTTTATCAAAGATATGAGACTTGCACTAGAGTCAGCAAATGAAATGGACTTATTGACACCTGGGCTTGCACTCTCACTTGAACTTTACACAGAGTTAGCAGAGCAAGGAGATGAAGATAGCGGAACCCAGGCATTGGTAAAGCTATTTAATAAGTAA
- a CDS encoding thiolase family protein — protein sequence MVTPVIVLAKRTAVGKIGGMFRNIAPETLGAQVIQALVKESKINPSDIDEVILGNVIGPGGNVARLTALTAGIPVEVPAVTVDRQCGSGLEAINIACRQIQAGAGEIYIAGGIESSSLAPWKMEKPSSIYGNPSIYTRARFSPDSIGDPEMGVAAENVAEEYHISREEQDLFAYNSHQKAITASMEERFKNEMVVVQGKERDECPRSRLSMKTLSALKPLFKENGTVTAGNTCPINDGAAAALIMTEQKCEELGLKPVLKFIDATSVGVDPNLLGIGPIPAVKKLLKRTQLTIADIDLIEFNEAFASQVLASINELHIPYDRLNVGGGALAFGHPYGASGAILVTRLCTEMQRKKGKQAIATLGIGGGLGLATLFEGYE from the coding sequence ATGGTTACACCAGTAATTGTACTAGCTAAACGGACGGCCGTTGGAAAGATTGGTGGCATGTTTAGGAACATTGCGCCCGAGACATTAGGCGCTCAGGTTATACAAGCGCTTGTAAAAGAAAGTAAGATCAATCCTTCAGATATTGACGAAGTGATACTTGGAAATGTAATTGGACCAGGTGGAAACGTAGCTAGACTGACAGCACTTACAGCAGGAATACCAGTTGAAGTTCCTGCTGTTACTGTTGATCGTCAGTGCGGATCAGGACTCGAGGCGATTAACATCGCATGCCGTCAAATTCAAGCAGGAGCCGGTGAAATTTATATAGCAGGAGGAATTGAAAGTAGTAGTCTTGCACCATGGAAAATGGAAAAACCATCTTCTATTTACGGAAATCCATCTATCTATACACGTGCCCGTTTTTCTCCAGATTCAATCGGTGACCCTGAAATGGGAGTTGCTGCTGAAAACGTTGCAGAAGAATACCATATTTCACGTGAGGAGCAAGATCTGTTCGCATACAATAGTCATCAAAAAGCAATTACTGCGAGCATGGAAGAGAGATTTAAAAATGAAATGGTTGTCGTTCAGGGTAAGGAGCGTGACGAATGTCCACGTTCACGGCTATCCATGAAAACTCTTTCTGCCTTAAAACCCCTTTTTAAAGAAAATGGTACAGTGACTGCTGGCAATACGTGTCCTATTAATGATGGGGCTGCAGCAGCACTCATCATGACGGAACAAAAATGTGAGGAACTAGGTTTAAAACCAGTGTTAAAATTCATCGATGCTACAAGTGTAGGAGTAGATCCAAATCTTCTTGGTATTGGCCCAATTCCTGCAGTAAAGAAATTACTTAAACGAACCCAGTTAACAATAGCAGACATTGATTTAATTGAATTTAATGAGGCATTTGCTTCACAAGTGCTAGCTTCTATAAATGAACTACACATTCCATATGATCGGCTAAATGTTGGGGGTGGTGCACTTGCTTTTGGTCACCCTTATGGTGCGTCAGGTGCAATCCTTGTGACTCGATTATGTACAGAGATGCAAAGGAAGAAAGGCAAGCAGGCCATAGCCACATTAGGAATTGGCGGTGGTCTTGGCCTAGCTACACTTTTTGAAGGCTATGAATAG
- a CDS encoding ribonucleotide-diphosphate reductase subunit beta produces MDSPIQTRTIMDKQAPNRSTKIINGKSSNILNWDDVRFAWAYPKYKKMLGNFWTPFEINMAQDKKQIQTLTSNEQEAFLKIIGLLALLDSIQTDYAGKVADYLTDSSLNALMIILAQQEVIHNHSYSYVLSSLVSKSKQDEVFDFWRSEPVLEKRNDFITNGYTEFVENPSVESLLKSIVYDVILEGLFFYSGFAFFYHLARNQKMVATSTMINYINRDEQIHVDLFVRIYKEVLVEYPEFDSEEMSNFVQQTFKEAAELEIEWANYIIGDKITGINIEDVEAYIKFYANVRCKQLGYERPYPEYRKNPLRWIKAYEEVDLGKSDFFEQKSRQYTKVNYTDNGFDDL; encoded by the coding sequence ATGGATTCACCGATACAAACACGCACAATCATGGACAAGCAGGCACCAAATCGTTCGACAAAAATTATTAATGGTAAAAGCTCTAATATTTTAAACTGGGATGATGTCAGGTTCGCTTGGGCATACCCGAAATATAAAAAAATGCTTGGTAACTTTTGGACTCCGTTTGAAATTAATATGGCTCAAGACAAGAAACAAATACAAACACTAACTTCCAATGAGCAGGAAGCATTTCTAAAAATTATTGGCTTATTAGCTTTGCTTGATAGTATTCAAACGGACTATGCGGGAAAAGTTGCGGATTACTTAACAGATTCGAGTCTAAATGCATTGATGATTATTCTGGCGCAACAAGAGGTAATTCATAATCATTCCTATTCATATGTATTATCAAGTCTCGTTTCTAAGTCCAAACAAGACGAAGTGTTTGATTTCTGGCGAAGCGAGCCTGTTTTAGAAAAGCGAAATGATTTTATTACAAATGGATATACAGAGTTTGTGGAAAATCCATCGGTAGAAAGTTTGTTAAAATCCATTGTTTACGATGTCATTTTGGAAGGGCTTTTCTTCTACTCAGGCTTTGCATTTTTCTACCATTTAGCACGAAATCAAAAGATGGTCGCGACATCTACCATGATTAATTATATTAACCGCGATGAACAAATTCATGTTGATTTATTTGTAAGAATTTATAAAGAGGTACTAGTTGAATATCCAGAATTTGATTCAGAAGAAATGAGTAATTTCGTTCAACAAACATTTAAAGAAGCGGCTGAGCTAGAAATAGAGTGGGCAAACTATATAATTGGGGACAAGATTACGGGGATTAACATTGAGGATGTAGAAGCTTATATTAAGTTTTATGCAAATGTTCGGTGTAAACAACTTGGTTACGAGCGACCTTATCCCGAGTACCGTAAAAATCCTTTGCGCTGGATTAAAGCGTATGAAGAAGTGGATTTAGGTAAATCTGATTTCTTTGAGCAAAAGTCAAGACAATATACAAAAGTGAATTATACGGATAATGGATTCGACGATTTGTAA
- a CDS encoding TraR/DksA C4-type zinc finger protein — protein MLTSEQLTHFKNQLVERQSELFTLMESEGEYSRRNQELSNYDNHPADMGTEMYDLEREQALSQHAEVELKEINEAMSAIEEGTYGICRRCGTDIPLERLEAIPTADQCLEHANNAGFVAYRPVEEDILTMDIHEHTNETQTGYDREDAWQDVGKYGSSDTPSDLGGNQDHDDYDEMYINSDENIGIVDDTEGIGTATFDGHPEE, from the coding sequence ATGCTTACAAGTGAACAATTAACACATTTTAAAAACCAATTAGTTGAAAGGCAGTCAGAATTGTTTACTCTAATGGAATCAGAAGGGGAATATTCCAGAAGAAATCAAGAGCTGTCAAATTATGATAATCATCCAGCCGATATGGGAACAGAGATGTATGATCTGGAACGGGAACAAGCATTATCACAGCATGCAGAGGTTGAACTTAAAGAAATCAATGAAGCTATGTCAGCAATTGAGGAAGGTACGTATGGCATTTGCCGAAGATGTGGTACGGACATACCCTTGGAACGGTTAGAAGCTATTCCAACCGCTGATCAGTGCCTTGAACATGCAAACAATGCTGGTTTTGTAGCATATCGCCCTGTTGAAGAGGATATTTTAACGATGGATATCCACGAGCACACAAATGAAACACAAACTGGATATGATAGAGAAGACGCATGGCAAGATGTCGGTAAATATGGATCATCTGATACTCCTTCTGATCTTGGTGGGAATCAAGATCATGACGACTATGACGAAATGTATATCAATAGTGATGAAAATATTGGAATTGTCGATGACACAGAAGGTATTGGAACAGCAACGTTTGATGGTCACCCTGAAGAATGA
- a CDS encoding class I SAM-dependent methyltransferase: MTSFNWNKEAELQWDRRAQFWNERSVNMWDNGSRKDIIPFVEKHMKKGCKVYDIGCGDGYGTYKLHKAGYDVVGMDLSSEMINRAKERAEEIPFIQGDVMNLPFEANSCEGIMSINVLEWTEVPANALKQLSRVLKKDGLLCVGILGPTAGPRTHSYPRVYGDKAIANTMMPWEFQKLAQENNFTYVDGFGVYRDGVKERNYEGLPMELKQALTFLWVFMLRKEGE, translated from the coding sequence ATGACTTCGTTTAATTGGAATAAAGAAGCAGAATTACAATGGGATAGACGCGCGCAATTCTGGAATGAACGCAGTGTAAATATGTGGGATAACGGTAGTAGAAAAGATATTATTCCTTTCGTTGAAAAGCATATGAAAAAAGGATGTAAGGTATACGATATTGGTTGTGGCGATGGATATGGAACCTATAAGTTACATAAGGCAGGGTACGATGTTGTCGGAATGGATCTTTCTAGTGAAATGATTAACCGTGCAAAGGAGCGAGCTGAAGAAATTCCTTTTATCCAAGGTGATGTGATGAATTTGCCGTTTGAAGCGAACAGTTGTGAAGGAATCATGTCCATCAATGTTCTGGAATGGACAGAGGTTCCAGCAAATGCACTTAAGCAGTTGAGCCGCGTTTTGAAAAAGGATGGTCTGTTATGTGTTGGCATATTAGGACCAACTGCTGGACCACGCACACATAGCTATCCAAGGGTGTATGGCGATAAGGCTATTGCAAATACGATGATGCCATGGGAGTTTCAAAAGCTGGCACAGGAAAATAACTTTACATATGTTGATGGTTTTGGTGTTTATCGAGATGGTGTAAAGGAACGAAATTATGAAGGTTTACCAATGGAATTAAAACAAGCATTAACATTCTTATGGGTATTTATGCTACGAAAAGAAGGTGAATAA